The genomic stretch GGTATTCCTATATATGGAGAATCCGTGGTATCACTGAAAAATCAACATGGCGTTGCCCAACCAATTGCAGGTCGAATGGTGCAAGATATAGATCAAGATATCGATTCTATGTTGCCGTTTATCAATAAGGAACAAGCTATTTCTCTTGCCCAGGGGACGTCTAAAAGTAATGATAAAAGTGTGGTTTCATCAGCGGATACAAATGCAGAAATCGCAGATCTAATGATTCTTATGGATGATCAGAATGTTGCACAATTAGTATATAGAGTGTCTTACCTAACAACTGAGGGGATGGAACCATCTCGCCCAATAACGTTTGTGGATGCTAAAGATGGTCGGATCCTAGACCGTTGGGAAGGCATCGCGTTTAAGCAAGCTGAAGGGCCAGGTGGTAACCAAAAAAGTGGACGCTATTATTTTGGTAATGAAACTAAATTTGGCACCTTTGAAGTAAATGATTATTGCCAAATGGATAGTCCTAATGTCGTTACACTCGATATGAATAGTCGTCAGTCGGGAGGGCGTATTCATCAATTCACTTGCCCTGTTAATGTAACGCGTTCTGCTAATGGTGCTTATGCGCCAATGAACGATGCGCAATATTTTGGCCAACGTGTTTTTGATATGTATCGTGATTGGCTAAATAGCCGACCGATTCGCCAGAAACTGACGATGCGTGTACATTATGGTAACAATTACGGTAATGCGTTTTGGGATGGTCAGCAAATGACGTTTGGTGATGGCGGCTGGTCTATGTATCCACTCGCCACTTGGGATGTTATTGCGCATGAAGTGAGTCATGGCTATACCGAGCAAAATTCAAACCTAGAATATCGCGGTATGTCGGGTGGAATGAATGAATCATTTTCTGATGTTGCAGCGGCTGCATTGAGCTATTACATCCATGGTTCGTTTAATTGGAAAATGGGTGAACATGTCATGAAGCGGACAGAAGCGATGCGTTTTTTCATTAATCCTGAAAATGATGGATCGTCGATCGGACATGCTAGTGCGTATTATAGCGGTATGGATGTTCACAATAGCTCTGGTGTTTTTAATAAAGCATTTTACCACTTGGCGACGAGTCAAGGGTGGGATATAAAGAAAGCTTTCTTAGTATATGCAACGGCGAATAAACTGTTTTGGCAACCACGTTCAACCTTCGTTGAAGGTGCTAACGGTGTCTGCCAGGCTGCTGAACAGTTGGGGTATGAAACACAATCTGTTATGAATGCATTTCAGCAAGTTGGGGTTACAGCACTGGATTGTGATGGTTCAGTACCAACACCAAATCCTTTGCCAAATCCGCCGACGCCAAGCGATGAAACTGATTTAGAACTTCATAAATCGGCGACGGTAGAAGGCGCTTACGGAGATAATCTACGCTTTGTTTTAAACAATGCACCGACACAAGGTTATGTCACTATTGAGACTGAAGGGGGGCTGGGAGATGCTGATATGTTTATTGCGATTGATCGCCAACCTTCGGAAAGTGACTACGACTGCGCCTCTACTAATCTAGGGACATTTGAAAGTTGCTTGTTTTTAGATTTTCCTGCGAATAGTTATCATGTGTTAATCGTAGGTAAGTCTGATTTTGCTGGTGTGAGTTTAACTGCGTATGGAAACGATAATGAGCAACCACCAACGCCACCATTACCACAACCTGAAGGTAATTGTGCTTATGTGCCTGAGTGGACCCCGTATTACAATTATTACTATGGTGAAATAGTGCAATATAATGGGTATATGTTTAGTGCGCTTCAAGCCTCTGCTGGTTTAGACCCTTTCACTTATAGCAGTGTCTGGCGGTATTTAGAAGTGTGTCAGTAAACATTTATAATCACAGACATTAATGAATAAGTTTAGCCCGCGAAGAAGATTCTTGTGGGCTTTTTTCTTAGCAGTATGCATTATAAATAAACGACTTGGTTACGACCCTTGTTCTTGGCCTTATATAGTGCTTCATCAAAGCAGGTGTCAGTCCCAGATAATACTGTGATGCCGATACTAATCGTCACCTTTAGGTCATCGGTCGTCGCCGAAAAATCATGATCTTGCAGCTTTTTTTGAATGCGCTCTGCCAATAATACAGCTTTGAATGGTTATCATTGCAGAGTGGAATAAGAGAGTGTATAGGCACCGAATACACTAACAAAAACCAACCTCGTTATTTAATATTACGCAGGATTCAAGTAATAATTGCAATAACGAGGTCGACCATACATTTGTACTTAACAGTATGGGTTATTTACTGTTTGCAACGTGTGCTGCGATCACATCCATCAGCGTTGGCGATAAGCAATCATAAGATTCAATACCTAGTGCGTTTAACTGCTCTCTGATTGCAACCATGTCTTTTGGATCTGTACCTGTTTCAATGATTGATGAAACAAATGCAGCGAACTCGGGTGCTGACCAACCTTTATCGCTAGACAGTTCTGTATGAACGAAGTCTAAACCAAAGAATGGGTGTGTTCTATCTTCAATGCGGCCATACATGTGCACGCCACAATCTTTACACGCAAAGCGTTGGATAGTTGCTGTTGCATCAACCACATTTAGTTTCTTAGCATTGCTTGTTACGCTTAATTTATCTTTCGAAACTACAGCAACTTGTGAGAATAAAGCCCCTTTAGGTTTCCAGCATTTTGAACAACCACAAGCATGGTTATGTGCTGTTTGGCTGTCTATTTTTACGGTTACTTTATTGCTGCTACAGTGGCACTGCAGAGTGCCGCCGCTAAAGTTACTTGCTGTTGGTGCGATACCGCGGTCCATTGCTGGGTGGATATTGATGTTATTTGCTGTGCAAAATGTACTTTTACATTTGTTGATGATTTTATTTATCATGTTGAATTCCAATTAGTTTGATACAGGTGCGAATGATGCGTCAGCGCTTCTGTGCGCCGTGTAGATAGCTTCGCCATTACTTTCTGCATCAAAAATTACCACTGTGTATGGTGAGAACAGTAATACATCACCAACTTCGGCAACGTATTTGTTATTCTCTGCATCACGGACAACGATCTTACCTTTAGTGATAACTTTGTATTCAACTGAATCGTAAGCGTATTCAAATTCAACACCCGGTTCCATTGTAAAGTGACCAATCGTTAATGCGCTGCTATTGTTGGTGACGGCAACTTCTGCCATGTCACTTTTAAGGCCTTCCACTTCAAGCAATTTGCTTAGGTCATTTAATTTGAATGAACCTGACTTTAAAAGAAAAATACCCGGTTTGTTGGTTAATGTAGACATTTAATATCCTTTATTTAATCAAGTCACATGTGTGTTGATTATTGAGTTTGGAAAGTTGTTTCGGTTTCGATGGGGGCATTCTACATTTGGACGAGAACAAAACAATATACTGAAATGGTAAAAGATTGTTACCTTAAAGGTAATAATGCGGCTTTAACTTATTGTTTAATTTTTAATTGTCGTTGATTTTAAGGGTAATTATCAGTGGTTAAGAGGTTATTAATGGCGAGTTTAAGGTCATGTCGAGAGGGGAGAATTGTAATTATTAATGGGTTTAACGATATTATGCGGCAGTTTACCGGGATTTACGGCAATTGTTGCTGATATAGAGAGGTGAAGCTGTAGCCTTGTTATTTTTAACCGCTACAGCTTTGTACTTGATGCGTGTTATGCGTAGGTTGAAGCAAGCTTAAAGCGAGACAACATGGATTTGAGTAACTCAGCTTGCTGCGATAATTGCTCTGCTGCTGCGGCACTTTCTTGTGCTGCGCTGTTATTTTGTTGCGTAACCCCGTCGACTTCGCTAACGCCTCGGTTAATTTCTTCAGCGCCAATCGCTTGCTCATTGCTGGCATTGGCAATTTGATCAACCAGTGCTGCGGTTTGGCTGATGCTTTCAAAAATACTTTTTAAACTGTGTGCTGTTTCACTGGCAATTAAGCTACCATTTTTAGTTTTATCGACAGAACTGGCAATCAGTTTTGAGGTTTCTTCCGCAGCTGTGGTACTTCTAGCGGCTAAGTTGCGGACTTCATCTGCGACTACGGCGAAACCACGACCTTGTTCACCGGCTCGAGCAGCCTCAATTGCTGCATTTAAGGCCAGTAAATTAGTTTGATCGGCAATGTCATCAATGGTGTTGATGAATTCGGCGATACTTTCACTGGCGTGTGAAATTTCAGACATTGCAGCAATCATGGTTTCCATTTTCTCGATACCTTGCTCTGCTGAACTTTGAGCAAGCATAGCTAACTCTTGCGCTTGATTTGCGTTTTGTGCATTAACACTGATTTGTGTACTTAGCTGATTCAATGATGCTGAAATGTTCTCTAGACTTGAAGCTTGTATTGATGCGCCTTCAGATAGTGCTGAACTGGTTTCGGAAACGCTATAACTGCCTTGTGAGATTTCAACACTGGTTAATTGCGTTTGGCCTAATACTTCATTTAAGTTCTGTGTCATGGCTTGTAATGCTAAGCCTACGGAGTCTTGGTCTGAGGCGAGTATCACTTTATTATCTAGTTCACCCGCAGCGATGGTCTGTGCGAGTGTTGCCTTATCTTGTAGGTTGGCGATCATGTTTTTCATTTCAGCAAAAATACCACGATCTTTACCAGCGCTATGTAACTTCATCGTTAAATCGCCAGCCGCGACGGTTTTTGCTATCTCGGCAATATACGCAGGCTCGCCACCAAGTAAGTTCATAATATGACGGGTTAACCACATTGCAATTAAACAACCTATGATTACCGCAAAAAGGGTACCTAAAACAGCTATGTTGATCACTGTTGATTCTGTTTCTGCTAATGCAAGCATGCGCTTGGCCATTAAACTAGACTCAGCTTCTTTAAAGGTTGCGATTTGCTGTCTGAACTTATCAAAATATTGTTTACCTTTAGCTTCCCCAACTATAGTTGCCACGTCATCCATGGTGGTGGTATTACCGACCTGACGTCGCAATGCTATCTGTTTCTCGGCGATGCGGTCTAGCCAATTATGTATCGTTTGTTTAGTGTCGTTAATTAAGGTAACTTGCGTAGGGTTGTCTGCGACTGTGTTAGCAAGTTCATTTATTAATGTATCGAATTGATTTTTACCCTGTTTGTAAGGGGCTAAAAATTGTTCTTCGCCAGCGAGTAAGAATCCACGCATGCCTGTTTCCATATCAACGGCGGCAGCTTCTACTTTTGATGCTTTGGCGAGTACTTCGTGGGTATGATTAACCCAATTAAAATTTTCTTCTAATGATTTAACACTAAATAAAACGACGAGTGTAATGCTCACCATGAGTGATAATATTACGCCATAACCGGCATACAATTTTGTTGTGAATTTAAGATTTTTTAGCATAGCGCCTCGCTTTACGTCCTGTAATGGTGCTGTGGAGAATAAACTTGAGAGTAAATCTGTTAATTTATAGAAGTCTAGTTAATGAAATGATGCTTTTACAAAAAGGGGGGATATAAATTTTATTTTGGCGCATGTTTGTGATCTGCGTTGTCTAACTAATATATTAAACGCAGGAAACTTAGTTATTCTTAATTTATGCTTATCAATAAGGGGCGTAAAGCGGGAGTAAGTCAAACCGTTAAACAAAAAAAAGGAAGCATTGCTGCTTCCTTAAATGACGAACGTGGCATGTGAGTATGACTATTCGTTAGTATGCTTTTGACTATGATCTCAGTCTTATCTTGTAATGACTGAAACTAAATACTTAAGCGAAGTGTGCGTCTAATTCTTCGCTACCACCGATGTGTTTACCACCGATGAAGATTTGTGGCACTGTGCTAAGACCTGTTACAGCACGTAGACTTACTGTTGTTGCGTCTTTACCTAGTACAACTTCTTCGTAGCTTAGACCTTGGTCGATTAACGTTTGTTTTGCTTTAGCGCAGAACGGGCAACCAGGTTTAGAGAATACTGTGATTGACTCTTGTACTTTGTATTCTGGCGCAACATAGCTAAGCATAGTATCAGCATCTGAAACTTTGAACGGGTCACCTGGTTCGTCAGCTTCGATGAACATTTTTGCTACCACGCCGTTTTTAACCAGCATGCTGTAACGCCACGAGCGCTTGCCAAAACCAATATCAGACTTGTCTACTAACATGCCCATGCCTTCAGAGAATGCACCGTTACCGTCTG from Moritella marina ATCC 15381 encodes the following:
- a CDS encoding M4 family metallopeptidase, which produces MKKQHTILLGLTSLAFSVQSATFVNVSNVDISALLNPSATRIKSSEYSFTEQTRAQQQGKEWIRHQQRYRGIPIYGESVVSLKNQHGVAQPIAGRMVQDIDQDIDSMLPFINKEQAISLAQGTSKSNDKSVVSSADTNAEIADLMILMDDQNVAQLVYRVSYLTTEGMEPSRPITFVDAKDGRILDRWEGIAFKQAEGPGGNQKSGRYYFGNETKFGTFEVNDYCQMDSPNVVTLDMNSRQSGGRIHQFTCPVNVTRSANGAYAPMNDAQYFGQRVFDMYRDWLNSRPIRQKLTMRVHYGNNYGNAFWDGQQMTFGDGGWSMYPLATWDVIAHEVSHGYTEQNSNLEYRGMSGGMNESFSDVAAAALSYYIHGSFNWKMGEHVMKRTEAMRFFINPENDGSSIGHASAYYSGMDVHNSSGVFNKAFYHLATSQGWDIKKAFLVYATANKLFWQPRSTFVEGANGVCQAAEQLGYETQSVMNAFQQVGVTALDCDGSVPTPNPLPNPPTPSDETDLELHKSATVEGAYGDNLRFVLNNAPTQGYVTIETEGGLGDADMFIAIDRQPSESDYDCASTNLGTFESCLFLDFPANSYHVLIVGKSDFAGVSLTAYGNDNEQPPTPPLPQPEGNCAYVPEWTPYYNYYYGEIVQYNGYMFSALQASAGLDPFTYSSVWRYLEVCQ
- a CDS encoding GGDEF domain-containing protein, with the translated sequence MAERIQKKLQDHDFSATTDDLKVTISIGITVLSGTDTCFDEALYKAKNKGRNQVVYL
- the gfa gene encoding S-(hydroxymethyl)glutathione synthase; amino-acid sequence: MINKIINKCKSTFCTANNINIHPAMDRGIAPTASNFSGGTLQCHCSSNKVTVKIDSQTAHNHACGCSKCWKPKGALFSQVAVVSKDKLSVTSNAKKLNVVDATATIQRFACKDCGVHMYGRIEDRTHPFFGLDFVHTELSSDKGWSAPEFAAFVSSIIETGTDPKDMVAIREQLNALGIESYDCLSPTLMDVIAAHVANSK
- a CDS encoding methyl-accepting chemotaxis protein; translation: MLKNLKFTTKLYAGYGVILSLMVSITLVVLFSVKSLEENFNWVNHTHEVLAKASKVEAAAVDMETGMRGFLLAGEEQFLAPYKQGKNQFDTLINELANTVADNPTQVTLINDTKQTIHNWLDRIAEKQIALRRQVGNTTTMDDVATIVGEAKGKQYFDKFRQQIATFKEAESSLMAKRMLALAETESTVINIAVLGTLFAVIIGCLIAMWLTRHIMNLLGGEPAYIAEIAKTVAAGDLTMKLHSAGKDRGIFAEMKNMIANLQDKATLAQTIAAGELDNKVILASDQDSVGLALQAMTQNLNEVLGQTQLTSVEISQGSYSVSETSSALSEGASIQASSLENISASLNQLSTQISVNAQNANQAQELAMLAQSSAEQGIEKMETMIAAMSEISHASESIAEFINTIDDIADQTNLLALNAAIEAARAGEQGRGFAVVADEVRNLAARSTTAAEETSKLIASSVDKTKNGSLIASETAHSLKSIFESISQTAALVDQIANASNEQAIGAEEINRGVSEVDGVTQQNNSAAQESAAAAEQLSQQAELLKSMLSRFKLASTYA
- a CDS encoding glutathione peroxidase, yielding MTTLVSKEGQAVPQVTFPIRQGDAWVNRTTEELFANKTVIVFSLPGAFTPTCSSSHLPRYNELASVFSAHGVDDILCVSVNDTFVMNAWKDAQEAENITFIPDGNGAFSEGMGMLVDKSDIGFGKRSWRYSMLVKNGVVAKMFIEADEPGDPFKVSDADTMLSYVAPEYKVQESITVFSKPGCPFCAKAKQTLIDQGLSYEEVVLGKDATTVSLRAVTGLSTVPQIFIGGKHIGGSEELDAHFA